The Pseudomonadota bacterium genome contains a region encoding:
- a CDS encoding response regulator, giving the protein MDRFPGVRIVLIDDEPGVLRALSMLLQAMGCQVMPFSGPKEALVYLQAGIEADLILSDQRMPGMTGSQLFKVLKDAGILLPFILMSAHASESEISDIISHQSSTFLPKPFTPDTLSKSIRSVLGALIKAEAI; this is encoded by the coding sequence ATGGATAGATTTCCAGGGGTGCGGATCGTATTAATAGATGACGAGCCAGGGGTTCTCAGGGCACTGTCGATGCTTCTACAGGCTATGGGGTGCCAGGTAATGCCCTTTTCTGGCCCCAAGGAGGCCCTAGTATACCTGCAGGCAGGGATTGAAGCGGACCTTATCCTGAGCGATCAGCGCATGCCTGGGATGACCGGCTCTCAGCTCTTTAAGGTACTTAAGGATGCCGGAATCCTGCTGCCGTTTATCCTGATGTCAGCACACGCCAGTGAATCAGAGATCTCCGATATCATCTCACACCAGAGCAGCACCTTTCTTCCTAAGCCCTTTACGCCGGACACCCTTAGCAAAAGCATACGGAGCGTTCTGGGAGCGCTGATAAAAGCCGAGGCGATATAG